From the Lolium rigidum isolate FL_2022 chromosome 2, APGP_CSIRO_Lrig_0.1, whole genome shotgun sequence genome, one window contains:
- the LOC124688030 gene encoding cytochrome P450 86A2-like isoform X2: MEVGTWAVVVAALAAYMAWFWRMSRGLRGPRVWPVLGSLPGLVQHSEDMHEWIAANLRRSGGTYQTCIFAVPGVARRGGLVTVTCDPRNLEHVLKSRFDNYPKGPFWHGVFLDLLGDGIFNSDGDTWVAQRKTAALEFTTRTLRTAMSRWVSRSIHGRLLPILADAVASKAHVDLQDLLLRLTFDNICGLAFGKDPETLAEGLPENEFASAFDRATEATLNRFIFPECLWRCKKWLGLGMETTLTRSMAHVDQYLAAVIKTRKLELADAAATHDDLLSRFMRKGSYSDESLQHVALNFILAGRDTSSVALSWFFWLVSTHPAAERRIVAELCAVLAASRGAHDPALWLAEPFTFEELDRLVYLKAALSETLRLYPSVPEDSKHVVADDYLPDGTFVPAGSSITYSIYSAGRMKTVWGEDCLEFRPERWLSEDGTKFVQHDSYRFVAFNAGPRVCLGKDLAYLQMKNIAGSVLLRHRLAVAPGHRVEQKMSLTLFMKDGLRMEVCPRDLAPFLDEPLSKMREK; the protein is encoded by the exons ATGGAGGTGGGGACgtgggcggtggtggtggcggcgctggccGCGTACATGGCGTGGTTCTGGCGGATGTCGCGCGGCCTGCGCGGGCCGCGGGTGTGGCCGGTGCTCGGCAGCCTGCCTGGCCTCGTGCAGCACTCCGAGGACATGCACGAGTGGATCGCCGCCAACCTGCGCCGCTCGGGCGGCACCTACCAGACCTGCATCTTCGCGGTGCCCGGCGTTGCGCGCCGCGGCGGGCTGGTCACCGTCACCTGCGACCCGCGCAACCTGGAGCACGTCCTCAAGTCCCGCTTCGACAACTACCCCAAGGGCCCCTTCTGGCACGGCGTCTTCCTCGACCTCCTCGGCGACGGCATCTTCAACTCCGACGGCGACACCTGGGTCGCGCAGCGCAAGACGGCGGCCCTCGAGTTCACCACCCGCACGCTGCGCACCGCCATGTCCCGCTGGGTCTCCCGCTCCATCCACGGCAGGCTCCTGCCCATCCTCGCCGACGCCGTCGCTTCCAAGGCGCACGTCGACCTGCAGGACCTCCTCCTCCGTCTCACCTTCGACAACATCTGCGGCCTCGCCTTCGGGAAGGACCCGGAGACGCTCGCCGAGGGCCTGCCCGAGAACGAGTTCGCCTCCGCGTTCGACCGCGCCACGGAGGCCACCCTCAACCGCTTCATCTTCCCCGAGTGCCTGTGGCGGTGCAAGAAGTGGCTGGGCCTCGGCATGGAGACCACGCTCACCCGCAGCATGGCGCACGTTGACCAGTACCTCGCCGCCGTCATCAAGACGCGCAAgctcgagctcgccgacgccgccgccacgcACGACGACCTGCTCTCCCGCTTCATGCGCAAGGGATCCTACTCGGACGAGTCGCTGCAGCACGTCGCCCTCAACTTCATCCTCGCCGGCCGCGACACCTCCTCCGTGGCCCTCTCCTGGTTCTTCTGGCTCGTGTCCACGCACCCGGCCGCGGAGCGCCGGATCGTGGCCGAGCTCTGCGCCGTGCTCGCCGCGTCCCGCGGCGCCCACGACCCGGCATTGTGGCTGGCGGAGCCATTCACGTTCGAGGAGCTCGACCGCCTCGTCTACCTGAAGGCGGCCCTCTCGGAGACGCTCCGTCTCTACCCGTCCGTCCCCGAGGACTCCAAGCACGTCGTCGCCGACGACTACCTCCCCGACGGCACGTTCGTGCCGGCCGGCTCGTCCATCACCTACTCGATATACTCCGCGGGGCGCATGAAGACGGTGTGGGGCGAGGACTGCCTCGAGTTCCGCCCCGAGCGGTGGCTGTCGGAGGACGGGACCAAGTTCGTGCAGCACGACTCGTACAGGTTCGTCGCGTTCAACGCCGGGCCGAGGGTGTGCCTGGGCAAGGACCTCGCCTACCTGCAGATGAAGAACATCGCCGGGAGCGTGCTCCTCCGGCACCGCCTCGCCGTCGCGCCGGGCCACCGCGTCGAGCAGAAGATGTCGCTCACGCTCTTCATGAAGGACGGGCTACGGATGGAGGTATGTCCGCGCGACCTAGCCCCATTCCTCGACGAGCCCT taagtaaaatgcgagagaaataa
- the LOC124688030 gene encoding cytochrome P450 86A2-like isoform X1: MEVGTWAVVVAALAAYMAWFWRMSRGLRGPRVWPVLGSLPGLVQHSEDMHEWIAANLRRSGGTYQTCIFAVPGVARRGGLVTVTCDPRNLEHVLKSRFDNYPKGPFWHGVFLDLLGDGIFNSDGDTWVAQRKTAALEFTTRTLRTAMSRWVSRSIHGRLLPILADAVASKAHVDLQDLLLRLTFDNICGLAFGKDPETLAEGLPENEFASAFDRATEATLNRFIFPECLWRCKKWLGLGMETTLTRSMAHVDQYLAAVIKTRKLELADAAATHDDLLSRFMRKGSYSDESLQHVALNFILAGRDTSSVALSWFFWLVSTHPAAERRIVAELCAVLAASRGAHDPALWLAEPFTFEELDRLVYLKAALSETLRLYPSVPEDSKHVVADDYLPDGTFVPAGSSITYSIYSAGRMKTVWGEDCLEFRPERWLSEDGTKFVQHDSYRFVAFNAGPRVCLGKDLAYLQMKNIAGSVLLRHRLAVAPGHRVEQKMSLTLFMKDGLRMEVCPRDLAPFLDEPCGVEAAAAVAAAAAAASATAPCA, translated from the coding sequence ATGGAGGTGGGGACgtgggcggtggtggtggcggcgctggccGCGTACATGGCGTGGTTCTGGCGGATGTCGCGCGGCCTGCGCGGGCCGCGGGTGTGGCCGGTGCTCGGCAGCCTGCCTGGCCTCGTGCAGCACTCCGAGGACATGCACGAGTGGATCGCCGCCAACCTGCGCCGCTCGGGCGGCACCTACCAGACCTGCATCTTCGCGGTGCCCGGCGTTGCGCGCCGCGGCGGGCTGGTCACCGTCACCTGCGACCCGCGCAACCTGGAGCACGTCCTCAAGTCCCGCTTCGACAACTACCCCAAGGGCCCCTTCTGGCACGGCGTCTTCCTCGACCTCCTCGGCGACGGCATCTTCAACTCCGACGGCGACACCTGGGTCGCGCAGCGCAAGACGGCGGCCCTCGAGTTCACCACCCGCACGCTGCGCACCGCCATGTCCCGCTGGGTCTCCCGCTCCATCCACGGCAGGCTCCTGCCCATCCTCGCCGACGCCGTCGCTTCCAAGGCGCACGTCGACCTGCAGGACCTCCTCCTCCGTCTCACCTTCGACAACATCTGCGGCCTCGCCTTCGGGAAGGACCCGGAGACGCTCGCCGAGGGCCTGCCCGAGAACGAGTTCGCCTCCGCGTTCGACCGCGCCACGGAGGCCACCCTCAACCGCTTCATCTTCCCCGAGTGCCTGTGGCGGTGCAAGAAGTGGCTGGGCCTCGGCATGGAGACCACGCTCACCCGCAGCATGGCGCACGTTGACCAGTACCTCGCCGCCGTCATCAAGACGCGCAAgctcgagctcgccgacgccgccgccacgcACGACGACCTGCTCTCCCGCTTCATGCGCAAGGGATCCTACTCGGACGAGTCGCTGCAGCACGTCGCCCTCAACTTCATCCTCGCCGGCCGCGACACCTCCTCCGTGGCCCTCTCCTGGTTCTTCTGGCTCGTGTCCACGCACCCGGCCGCGGAGCGCCGGATCGTGGCCGAGCTCTGCGCCGTGCTCGCCGCGTCCCGCGGCGCCCACGACCCGGCATTGTGGCTGGCGGAGCCATTCACGTTCGAGGAGCTCGACCGCCTCGTCTACCTGAAGGCGGCCCTCTCGGAGACGCTCCGTCTCTACCCGTCCGTCCCCGAGGACTCCAAGCACGTCGTCGCCGACGACTACCTCCCCGACGGCACGTTCGTGCCGGCCGGCTCGTCCATCACCTACTCGATATACTCCGCGGGGCGCATGAAGACGGTGTGGGGCGAGGACTGCCTCGAGTTCCGCCCCGAGCGGTGGCTGTCGGAGGACGGGACCAAGTTCGTGCAGCACGACTCGTACAGGTTCGTCGCGTTCAACGCCGGGCCGAGGGTGTGCCTGGGCAAGGACCTCGCCTACCTGCAGATGAAGAACATCGCCGGGAGCGTGCTCCTCCGGCACCGCCTCGCCGTCGCGCCGGGCCACCGCGTCGAGCAGAAGATGTCGCTCACGCTCTTCATGAAGGACGGGCTACGGATGGAGGTATGTCCGCGCGACCTAGCCCCATTCCTCGACGAGCCCTGCGGCgtggaagccgccgccgccgtggcagcagcagcagcagcagcgagtGCCACAGCGCCGTGCGCGTAG